Proteins from a genomic interval of Lathamus discolor isolate bLatDis1 chromosome 19, bLatDis1.hap1, whole genome shotgun sequence:
- the OARD1 gene encoding ADP-ribose glycohydrolase OARD1 isoform X2, whose translation MATHFSKDQEERLKCVKGDLFTCPPQDALAHCISEDCRMGAGIARLFKEKFGGVQELLDQQKKTGEVAVLQRDDRYIYYLITKKKASHKPTYDSMRKSLEAMKAHSLNNGVTDISMPRIGCGLDGLDWNKVSAILEEVFEGTDIKITVYTL comes from the exons ctgaaatgcGTGAAGGGGGACCTGTTCACGTGCCCCCCACAAGATGCTCTGGCGCACTGCATCAGCGAGGATTGCCGCATGGGTGCCGGCATAGCCCGGCTCTTCAAGGAGAAGTTTGGAGGTGTGCAGGAGCTGTTGGATCAAC aaaagaaGACTGGGGAGGTAGCAGTGCTCCAGAGAGATGACCGATACATTTACTACCTG ATTACAAAGAAGAAAGCTTCTCACAAGCCAACATACGATAGTATGCGGAAGAGTTTAGAGGCCatgaaagctcactctctgaACAACGGAGTCACTGACATCTCCATGCCTAG GATTGGATGTGGACTTGATGGCCTGGATTGGAATAAAGTTTCAGCAATACTTGAGGAGGTGTTTGAAGGCACTGATATCAAGATCACAGTTTACactctgtga
- the OARD1 gene encoding ADP-ribose glycohydrolase OARD1 isoform X3 has product MGAGIARLFKEKFGGVQELLDQQKKTGEVAVLQRDDRYIYYLITKKKASHKPTYDSMRKSLEAMKAHSLNNGVTDISMPRIGCGLDGLDWNKVSAILEEVFEGTDIKITVYTL; this is encoded by the exons ATGGGTGCCGGCATAGCCCGGCTCTTCAAGGAGAAGTTTGGAGGTGTGCAGGAGCTGTTGGATCAAC aaaagaaGACTGGGGAGGTAGCAGTGCTCCAGAGAGATGACCGATACATTTACTACCTG ATTACAAAGAAGAAAGCTTCTCACAAGCCAACATACGATAGTATGCGGAAGAGTTTAGAGGCCatgaaagctcactctctgaACAACGGAGTCACTGACATCTCCATGCCTAG GATTGGATGTGGACTTGATGGCCTGGATTGGAATAAAGTTTCAGCAATACTTGAGGAGGTGTTTGAAGGCACTGATATCAAGATCACAGTTTACactctgtga